From the Bradyrhizobium sp. CCGUVB1N3 genome, one window contains:
- the tnpB gene encoding IS66 family insertion sequence element accessory protein TnpB (TnpB, as the term is used for proteins encoded by IS66 family insertion elements, is considered an accessory protein, since TnpC, encoded by a neighboring gene, is a DDE family transposase.): MIAIPGNVRVWLATGHTDMRRGFPSLARLVQESLKRDPHAGDLYVFRGRRGDLIKIIWHDGQGACLFTKRLERGRFLWPSLADGVVTISVAQLSYLLSGIDWRMPQATWRPQASG, encoded by the coding sequence ATGATTGCCATACCGGGTAATGTGCGGGTGTGGCTTGCGACCGGCCACACCGATATGCGCCGCGGCTTCCCGAGCCTTGCGCGTCTGGTCCAGGAGAGCTTGAAGCGTGATCCGCATGCTGGTGATCTCTACGTTTTTAGGGGCCGCCGCGGCGACCTGATCAAAATTATTTGGCATGATGGCCAGGGCGCGTGTCTGTTCACGAAGCGGCTGGAACGCGGCCGCTTTTTGTGGCCATCACTGGCAGACGGCGTTGTGACGATCAGCGTTGCGCAGCTCTCCTATCTGCTGTCCGGCATCGACTGGCGGATGCCGCAGGCAACCTGGCGTCCACAGGCTTCCGGTTAA
- a CDS encoding transposase, producing MRVEVLGGLERRRRWSQDDKARIVEETLAPGAKVTAVARRNGVAASLVFTWRRQARTSEQVVPSFAPVQIAATEAEETPKLLPAGDSRGRSVVAARIGLIEIDLGNRRRIRVDAHVDPEALARVLEVLERR from the coding sequence ATGCGGGTCGAGGTTTTGGGCGGGCTGGAGCGGCGGCGGCGCTGGTCGCAGGATGACAAGGCGCGGATTGTCGAGGAGACGTTGGCGCCGGGCGCAAAGGTGACTGCGGTTGCGCGTCGCAACGGAGTAGCGGCCAGCCTGGTGTTTACCTGGCGTCGACAAGCGCGGACATCCGAGCAGGTCGTACCATCTTTTGCGCCGGTGCAGATCGCCGCCACGGAAGCGGAGGAAACTCCGAAGCTTTTACCTGCGGGTGATAGCCGAGGGCGGTCTGTGGTGGCCGCGCGTATTGGATTGATCGAGATCGACCTTGGCAACCGGCGACGCATCCGAGTGGACGCGCACGTCGATCCAGAAGCGCTGGCGCGGGTCCTCGAGGTGCTTGAGCGCCGATGA